A genomic segment from Variovorax paradoxus B4 encodes:
- a CDS encoding LysE/ArgO family amino acid transporter, with product MDFSLFLKALVIGLSIAAPVGPIGLLCIQRTLAHGRAIGFLSGLGAALADACYGAIGAFGVSAVISSMVAARVPLALGGAAFLAWMGVQLLRTPAATQARTAQDAATPLKAMLSVFMLTLANPMTILSFVAVFASIGTGHAGSSGGAAAAVTMVVGVFLGSALWWMGLSTVVSMVRHKLGARVLQSINRLSGALLLGFAVFQLSALLSR from the coding sequence ATGGACTTTTCTCTTTTCCTCAAGGCCCTCGTCATCGGGCTGTCGATCGCCGCACCCGTGGGCCCCATCGGACTGCTCTGCATCCAGCGCACGCTCGCGCACGGCCGTGCCATCGGTTTCCTCAGCGGCCTCGGAGCCGCGCTGGCGGATGCGTGCTACGGCGCCATCGGCGCGTTCGGCGTGTCGGCAGTCATCTCGTCGATGGTGGCGGCGCGCGTGCCGCTGGCGCTCGGCGGCGCGGCCTTCCTGGCGTGGATGGGCGTGCAGCTGCTGCGCACACCGGCCGCCACCCAGGCCCGGACCGCGCAGGACGCCGCCACGCCGCTCAAAGCCATGCTGTCGGTGTTCATGCTCACGCTCGCGAACCCGATGACGATCCTGTCCTTCGTCGCGGTGTTCGCATCGATCGGCACCGGACATGCGGGCAGCAGCGGCGGCGCCGCCGCCGCCGTGACGATGGTGGTGGGCGTTTTTCTCGGATCGGCACTGTGGTGGATGGGCCTGTCGACCGTCGTGTCGATGGTGCGGCACAAGCTCGGCGCGCGCGTGCTGCAGTCCATCAATCGGCTGTCGGGCGCGCTGCTGCTGGGCTTTGCGGTGTTTCAGCTCTCGGCGCTGCTGTCGCGCTGA
- a CDS encoding DUF418 domain-containing protein, which produces MAPHDSPVHSPGGAASNERQQMVDALRGFALLGILVVNIASFASTYYGLGVPDPMGVSLADRCASFVRAFVFENKFYLLFSFLFGYSFTLQMRSAERDGKAFVPRMVRRHVGLWVIGVVHAVLLYYGDILTTYAVLGAVLLMLRRRGDVFLACAGIALVLLTSLLWAAVGQMYTHMDMLMATQAAYAEAAAALAAYRATPAMVVVQHLRDLSQTWWITGLVQAPEALAMFFAGFIAGRRGLLAHVEAHRALLWRVLLWGLVIGLPGALAYAWPTLRLNDPVRDIQGLAVALLTAPFLSAAYAAGMLLVFQAGRGRLLVQLLAPAGRMALSNYLLQSLVCAWIFLAYGLRWIGTIGPLATFAVAFAIFAGNLALSWWWMHRFAYGPAEWLLRAFTNLQRPPLRRRRRADQRDSSAES; this is translated from the coding sequence ATGGCGCCCCATGACTCTCCCGTGCACAGCCCGGGCGGCGCCGCATCGAACGAACGCCAGCAGATGGTCGATGCGTTGCGCGGCTTCGCGCTGCTGGGCATCCTGGTGGTCAACATCGCGAGCTTCGCGTCGACCTACTACGGCCTGGGCGTTCCCGATCCGATGGGTGTCTCGCTGGCCGACCGCTGCGCGTCGTTCGTGCGGGCCTTCGTGTTCGAGAACAAGTTCTACCTGCTGTTCTCGTTCCTGTTCGGCTATAGCTTCACGCTGCAGATGCGGTCGGCGGAGCGCGACGGAAAAGCTTTCGTGCCGCGCATGGTGCGGCGGCACGTCGGCCTGTGGGTCATCGGCGTCGTGCATGCCGTGCTGCTCTACTACGGCGACATCCTCACCACCTATGCGGTGCTGGGCGCCGTGCTGCTCATGCTGCGCAGGCGCGGCGATGTGTTCCTGGCGTGCGCGGGCATCGCGCTGGTGCTGCTCACTTCATTGCTGTGGGCCGCCGTCGGCCAGATGTACACGCACATGGACATGCTGATGGCCACGCAGGCGGCGTACGCCGAAGCCGCCGCGGCGCTGGCCGCCTACCGCGCCACGCCCGCCATGGTGGTCGTGCAGCATTTGCGCGATCTCTCGCAGACGTGGTGGATCACGGGGCTGGTGCAGGCGCCGGAGGCGCTGGCCATGTTCTTCGCGGGCTTCATTGCCGGCAGGCGCGGGCTCCTGGCGCATGTCGAAGCGCATCGCGCCCTGCTGTGGCGCGTGCTGTTGTGGGGCCTCGTCATCGGCCTGCCGGGAGCGCTGGCCTACGCCTGGCCAACCCTCCGGCTGAACGACCCGGTGCGCGACATCCAGGGCCTCGCGGTCGCCCTGCTGACGGCGCCGTTCCTGTCTGCTGCGTACGCGGCCGGCATGCTGCTCGTTTTTCAGGCCGGGCGGGGTCGGTTGCTGGTGCAACTGCTGGCGCCGGCGGGCCGCATGGCACTGTCGAACTATCTGCTGCAATCGCTGGTCTGCGCGTGGATCTTCCTGGCCTACGGGCTGCGGTGGATCGGAACGATCGGGCCGCTGGCGACATTTGCGGTCGCGTTCGCGATCTTCGCGGGCAACCTGGCGCTGAGCTGGTGGTGGATGCACCGCTTCGCCTACGGCCCGGCGGAGTGGCTGCTGCGGGCGTTCACCAACCTCCAGCGCCCGCCGCTGCGCCGGCGCCGGCGTGCGGATCAGCGCGACAGCAGCGCCGAGAGCTGA